DNA from Amycolatopsis sp. DSM 110486:
AGGGACCGCGCCGCCGGACCGTCGTGACTCCCACGGTCGTGCTCTAGAACCCGGACGGGCGTTACGGCGTGTCACGTGAGTGTGCTCAGATAGAGCGCGTGTCCGCGCCGTCGTCTCTTTCCGATCGAGTGATCGCGGAGGCGTCCGACTTGTACGCGCGGGGCCGAGCGGCCTCGTTCGACCAGCGGCCCGTGGTCGCTGTGCGCTTGTTCCGGCGCGCACTGAACCGCGTCTCGCGTGGTGAAGCTCCGGCTTCGCTGGAGATCCAGGTCCGGGTTCTCATCAGCCTGGGCGCGGCGGACGCCGAGGTGACGTCGACCGAGGCCGGTCTCGCACGCCTGGCGGCGGCGGAGACGGCGCGGCAACGCCTGCCCGCGGGCGAGACGCGTGCCGAGCTCGGGTTGATCGTCAACCTCCAGCGGGCTGTCGTGGTGATGCGCGCGGGCCGGTTCGCGGAAGCGCTCGTGCTCTACGACACCGTGATGCCGCAGCTCGAAGTCGGTGATCAGCTGCTGTTCTTGCGCACGCTCAACAACCGCGCGCTTGTGCACATGGCGCTGAACCAGCCGGCCGCGGCGCAGGCGGACCTGGTGCGCGCGCTCGAGTTGTCACTCGCGCTCGGCCAGCCGCGGCTCGAGGGCAAGATCCGGCAGAACCTCGGTGATCACGCCCAATTGCTCGGGGACGTCCCGCAAGCGTTGTTCCACTACGAAGAGGCAGCCCGGATCTTCGTCGACTTCTTCGAGGAAGAGTCACCCGGTTCGCTGGCGGTGGTGCGGCTCGACCAGGCCCGGGCGCTGCTCACCGCGGGTCTCGGTGAGGAAGCGGCGCGCCACCTCGACGAGGCGCTGCCCCAGCTGCGCGCGAACGGGTCGGGCCAGCACATCGCCGAGGCCGAAGTCGCCCGCGCCGCCGCCGCGCTGCTGGAAGGCGACTTCGCGCTGGCGCGCAAGTTCGCATCCGATGCGCGGCGCCGGTTCCTGCGCCGCGGCAACACGACGTGGGCCGAGATCGCCGGCCTCGCCCGGTTCCGCGCCGACGCCCACAAGATCCTCAGCACCCGCGACGCCCGGTCGACCGCGCGGCTGCCGGCCGACCTCGTGGCGCTGGCCGAACGCCTGTCTGCGCTGGGGGTGCGGGACGAGGCGGCTGTGGCGCGGTTGCTCGCCGTGCGGCTCCTGTTGCGGCGCGAGGAGTTCGACGAGGCCGCGAAAGTGCTGGCCGGCGTGCCGAAGCCGCGCGAGACGGCGCCGATCGACCACCGGATGCTGTTCCGGCTGTGCCGCGCGGAGCTGGCCGTGGCCACGGGTCGGCCGCGGTCCGCGCTCGCGCAGGCGCGCGCCGGCCTTCGCGAGCTGGGCATGATCCGCGACCGCATGGGCGGGCTCGACCTGGTGTGCGGCACGGCCGTGCACGGCGAAGAGCTGGGCCGGCTCGCGATGCGGCTCGTGCTGCGCCGCGCCCGCAACAACGCCGCAGGTGCGCGCCGCATGTTCGCGTGGCTGGAGCGCACGCGCGCGCAGGTCTACCGCTACGAGCCGCTGCCCGTGATCGAGGATCCCGTGCTGTCGAAGCACATCACGGAGATGCGGCACCTGCAGCGCTCGATCCAGCGCGCCCGGGCCGAGGGCGAGCCTGTGAAGGCGCTGGAGCAGCGATATTCCGCGCTGCAGCACGAAGCGAGCCGGCTCGGCTGGTACACGAGCCCGTGGGGCCGGCCGCGGCCGGTCGCCACGCCGGACGAGGTCGTGGAGCAGCTCGGCGACCGCGTGCTCGTGAGCCTGGTGCCCTACAACGGGCAGCTGTACTCGGTGGTCGTCGACCGCGGGTCGTTCCGGCTGCTGAAGCTCGGGCCGTACGAGGACATCGTGGAGACGGCGAAGCAGCTGCACGCCGACCTCGACGCGCTGGCGCCTGACCACCTGCCGCCGATGCTGGCCGAGACGGTGGCGGCTTCCGCCGTCCGGCGCGCGGACAAGCTCGACGCGCTGATCTCCGCGTCGCTGGTCAAGACGCTCGACGATCGCGAGCTCGTGATCGTCCCCATCGGACAGCTGTACGCGATGCCGTGGGGTGCGCTGCCGTCGCTGCGTGGCCACGCGGTGTCCATCGCGCCGTCGGCCACCGCGTGGATCACCGCCAAACGTGCCACCGACGCCGGCGCCGTGCTGCTCGCCGGCGGCCCCGGCGTGCCCGGCGCGGTCGGTGAGGTGAGCAAACTCCGCTCGGTCTACCCGGACGCCCGCCTCGTCGACGGCTCCGATGCCACCAGCTCCGCCGTCCTCGCCGCCCTCGATGGCACCCGCCTGGCCCACCTCGTCGCCCACGGTGCCCACGAGCCGGCCAACGCGTTGTTCTCCCGCCTCGAACTCGTCGACGGCCCGCTCTTCGCCCACGAGACCTCACGCCTCGCGAACCCGCCCGAACGCGTCGTCCTCGCGGCCTGCGAACTGGCCATGAGCCACATCCGCCCGGGCGAAGAAGCCCTCGGCTTCGCCGGCACGCTGCTGGCCAGCGGCTCCCGCACGGTCATCGGCGCCGTCGCCCGCGTCGGCGACCGCGCGGCGGCGGACACGATGGCCGACCTGCACCGGCGGCTGGCCGACGGCGCGCCGCCCGCGCTGGCTCTGGCGGAGGCCATCGCCGTGGACCCGCTGCGGCGGCCCTTCGTGTGCCTGGGCGCGGGCTGAAGAACTAGCCCAGGAAATCCGCCAGCGGCACCGGCGTCAGGCCGTCCTTCTTCGCCTGCGCCAGAAAAGCTTCGTAGTCTTCCTTGAACGTCTTGCGGAAGTGCATCAGCACGATGTCGCCAGGGCGGAGCTTGTCGCCGACCTGGAACTGGACATGGCCGTCGTTCACCGCGGCGGACCACAGCACGGCGACGCGCATGCCGCAGAGCTGGGCGGCGTGCAGGGTGTTCTGGTCGTAGTTGCCGAACGGCGGGCGGAACAACACCGGGCGCACGCCGAGCTCGTGCTGGAAGTCGTCGGCGTCGTCGCAGATCTGCTTTTGCTGGTAGGCCAGCGGTTTGCCCTTGAGGTTCGGGTGGTCGACGGTGTGGTCGCCCAGCGTCGCGCCCGTCGAGTCCAAAATGGACTTGAAGTAGGCCTCGTGGCCCTTCACGTAGCGCTGGTTCAGGAACAGCACCGGGTGCCCGCCCGACTGCTGGATCAGGCCCGGCGCCGAGGGATCCTTGACGGCGCCGTCGTCCATGGTGATGAACACGTACGGCTTGGTGGTGGTGATGCGGCGGACCACGCCGACCTTGCCGTCG
Protein-coding regions in this window:
- a CDS encoding CHAT domain-containing protein, with translation MVAVRLFRRALNRVSRGEAPASLEIQVRVLISLGAADAEVTSTEAGLARLAAAETARQRLPAGETRAELGLIVNLQRAVVVMRAGRFAEALVLYDTVMPQLEVGDQLLFLRTLNNRALVHMALNQPAAAQADLVRALELSLALGQPRLEGKIRQNLGDHAQLLGDVPQALFHYEEAARIFVDFFEEESPGSLAVVRLDQARALLTAGLGEEAARHLDEALPQLRANGSGQHIAEAEVARAAAALLEGDFALARKFASDARRRFLRRGNTTWAEIAGLARFRADAHKILSTRDARSTARLPADLVALAERLSALGVRDEAAVARLLAVRLLLRREEFDEAAKVLAGVPKPRETAPIDHRMLFRLCRAELAVATGRPRSALAQARAGLRELGMIRDRMGGLDLVCGTAVHGEELGRLAMRLVLRRARNNAAGARRMFAWLERTRAQVYRYEPLPVIEDPVLSKHITEMRHLQRSIQRARAEGEPVKALEQRYSALQHEASRLGWYTSPWGRPRPVATPDEVVEQLGDRVLVSLVPYNGQLYSVVVDRGSFRLLKLGPYEDIVETAKQLHADLDALAPDHLPPMLAETVAASAVRRADKLDALISASLVKTLDDRELVIVPIGQLYAMPWGALPSLRGHAVSIAPSATAWITAKRATDAGAVLLAGGPGVPGAVGEVSKLRSVYPDARLVDGSDATSSAVLAALDGTRLAHLVAHGAHEPANALFSRLELVDGPLFAHETSRLANPPERVVLAACELAMSHIRPGEEALGFAGTLLASGSRTVIGAVARVGDRAAADTMADLHRRLADGAPPALALAEAIAVDPLRRPFVCLGAG
- a CDS encoding polysaccharide deacetylase family protein, encoding MFVVAACSAPAPVVAPPPSQPNPAPGAVHPAVPSGPYPFGTVQQKAPSIADGKVGVVRRITTTKPYVFITMDDGAVKDPSAPGLIQQSGGHPVLFLNQRYVKGHEAYFKSILDSTGATLGDHTVDHPNLKGKPLAYQQKQICDDADDFQHELGVRPVLFRPPFGNYDQNTLHAAQLCGMRVAVLWSAAVNDGHVQFQVGDKLRPGDIVLMHFRKTFKEDYEAFLAQAKKDGLTPVPLADFLG